The uncultured Treponema sp. genomic sequence TTCGTAGTCCTGAATAAGTTCGTCAAAAACCGTGCTTAGCTTTTCTGATTTTGTGTCTTCCATTTTATTCCGCCTATATTTGCTGAAAAAAAATGGGACTGCGCACCAAGTACACAGCCCCATTGCTATTGCTTTCTATTATAATGAAAATTAAATAACTTTCAATAGAATGTGGAAAACTTGGCTTTTTAGATTTATCTGCTTAAAATTTGTGCATAATATTTAAAGCAGTTCTATGTTTATATATCTGTTTTAAAGAACCTGCCATTATTGAAAATTTAACTTGTCTGGTTTATACTCATTTCTATGTCGGAAAAAAATGCAAAGAAAAAGAGAACGGGAATCGGGCTTGCGCTTTGGCTTTTGGCTGCTCTGCTCATTCTTATAATTTTCCTTATAAATCAAGACAAAATTGCAAGCAACTTAAAGGCGACAGGTTTTTTCAGCAAGACTGGATTAAAGACTCCTGAATTTGTAGAAAAGGCGGAAGTGAAAAGTTCTTCTGTCGCTGACAAGAATGAAGTTGCTCCAATTGAAACTATTGAAATTGACTTGAACGGCGTTGGCTCTCATGTTGAAGAAGAAAGCGCGCAGTCGGCAGTTCAGGAAAATATATACGAAAACATAAAGGCTCAGAATGATATTGCAAAAAAACAGCAGGAAGCCGCTGTTGAAGAAAAAGTAAATTCCAAGACAGAAAAAAAAGATTCCGCGCAGAAATCCGAAGAAAAAGAAACAACAGTAAGAAAAGAAGTTTCTGTAAAAACCGAGCCAAAAACTTCCAGCATGAAGCTCAAGCTTTACTTTATGACAATAAACAGCGACGGTTCTGTTTCAAGAAAAGAAATTACCCGCGAAATGAAAAAGTCCGACAGTCCGCTTATGGACGCGATAAACGCTTTGATAAAAGGTCCTGTCGCTTCAGAAGAAAATTCCGGCTGCCGTTCGCTCGTTTCTGAAAACACAAGGCTTATCGGTGCTTCTGTAAAAAACGGAACTGCTACTTTGAACTTTAGCGGCGACTTTGAATTCAATCAGTACGGAATTGAAGGTTTGCGCGGACAGCTTCAGCAGATTGTCTTTACTGCGACCGCGTTTCCTACTGTTGAAAATGTGCAGTTTTTGGTGGACGGCGAAAAGAAAGAATATCTTGGCAGCGAAGGCGTTTGGATTGGTACTCCGCTGAACCGCAACAGTTTTTAGTTCTACTCGGAAACTTTGTAGCTTTCAAGAATTTTTGTAAAGTAGCTTCTGTTTTTCTGATAAACGCTGTCGAATATTGTAAGTGTAAGAAGTGAAATTGTGCTACCATTTTTATTCTGCGTGATAATTTTAAAGTCGCGGGTTACGTTTTCTGATTCAGGCTGATAGAAAACATTCATCACAGAAATTTTATTTTCATTTATTGTAATTTTCCTTTGGGGCGCAATTGAATATGACAAGTCTGTGCTTTGGCAAAGGCGGCGCAAAAGGCTGTTCACGGCATGATTTTTTTGCTCTTCTGGAACTGCCATTGTTGTCATTGAAAGAATCGCAAAGTCTTCAAGAAGCCACAAGTTTTCCATTGACTGCTTCCACATTGTGTCCAGCGTGATTTTTTGACTGCCGAATTCTGCCGCGCTTTCTTGCGATTTTGTTTTTTTGAAAATTCGTTTCTTGTCTTTCGGAAGCCCTTCAATTCCTTTAAAAAGTGAAAAACTTTCGTCGGTTGAAGAAACAAGATGCCCGGCAGTTTCCATTGAAAAAATGCTTTGTCCGTCGGATGCCTTTATTTCTTCAATGTTGAAAATCGGAACATAAGGATTGAACAGAATGTTTACGTTTCCGCCAAACTGATGAAAATCCTGCTGGCTGTTGATTTTTTTGCATGAGTCAAGATTTTCTTTTTGCCTGCGCGAAGTGAATTCGTAAAACAAGTCGTGCAGGTAGTTTATGATTTCTGTGTCTTGTTCGGAAACTGCGCCTTGAATTTTTTCTCCGGTAAATTCCATTCCGATTTTTGATTCAGGATTTACAGAAACATAAATTGTTATGTCCTTTTCCGGCGTGCTATTTTTTTCATCGGCAGGAGAATAAAAACGTGCGGCGTAAGTGCTTTCATTGTAAAAAAGAAATCCAACGATGGATTCATTTTTAAAGCTTCTGTCCTTGTAGTAAACATATTCTCCGGAAATGTCAGGAATGTACTGTTTTGTTCCCGGAAGAGAAAATGCAGAGAAGGACGCAATAAAAATAAATGCCAAAGTCAGAATTATTTTTTTCAATGTTTTTTCCTTTACACTTAAATTTTTATGAGTTCAGCTTTTCGAATTCAGCCTTTACAATTTCGCTTGCTTTTGCGGCGGCGTTTTCAAGCGGAACAAGTTCTGCCTGCTCGCTTGATCTCATTTTGATTTCTACGTTCGGAAGATTTTTATCTCCAACTGTAATTCTTACCGGGAATCCGATTAAATCCATGTCGTTGAATTTTACGCCTGGACGTTCATCGCGGTCGTCAAGCAAAACTTCAACACCGGCTTTTAAAAGCTCGTCATAAATTTTGTCTGCGGCTTCTTTCATTGCTCCGCTGTATTTTATTGGAACAATTGCAACTTGATAAGGCGCGGTTGACATCGGCCAGATAATTCCGCGGTCGTCATGGAATGCTTCGATAATTGAAGCAAGAACACGGTCAACTCCGATTCCGTAGCAGCCCATAGTCGGAATAGCGGACTTTCCGTTTTTGTCAAGGTAAGTTACGTTCATTGACTCTGTGTATTTTTTTCCAAGTTTGAAAATGTGTCCAAGCTCGTTTCCTTTTGTTGTGTAGAATGGCTTTCCACAGACAGGGCAGATGTCTCCGGCTTTTGCAGTTCTAAGGTCGGCTGTTTTCCAGGCTGAAAAATCTCTGCCGTATTCAACGTGGACAAAGTGAGTGTCGGCTTTGTTTGCTCCCACAAGGAAATCATGCATATCAAGCACGGAATTGTCTGCGATTACAGGCACGTTTGAAAGGTTTATTGGACCTGCGAATCCGACTGGCGCGCCTGTGATTTTTGTGTCTTCTTCCGCAGTTGCAAGCTCCACTTCCGATGCTTTTAGGAATCCTGCGAGCTTTGCTTCGTTTATATCAAGGTCGCCCCTTATGCAGACTGCAACAAATACTTCTGGATAAAATTTTATGTTTCCTTCTGTAATTGTCTTTAAGTTCTTGCAGCAGTCAAGTTCGCTAAGGTCAAGGCAGACATTTGTGGCTTTGTAAATCAAAGTTTTTAAAAGCTGATGCTTTGAGCATTTTAAATATTTTTCCAAGTCGTCGATTGTTCCAACGTTTGGTGTGCTGATTGGCTCGTAGCTTTTTTCTGTTGCCTTTACAGGATTTCCGTCTATGTCAACTGGAACATCTTTTGCGCATGAAGCTTTTTCAATATTCGCCGCGTATCCGCATTTGCACAAAATAAGCGTGTCGTCTCCGATTTCACTTTCAACCATGAATTCTTCAGAGCCGCTTCCGCCCATTGCGCCGGTGTCAGCTTTTACTGTTATTACATTCAGCCCAAGCCTTTTGAAAATTCTAAGATAAGCTTTTGCGTAAGCCTGATATGACTGGTCAAGAGATTCGTCATCGGCATTGAGAGTGTAGCCGTCCATCATGTTGAATTCACGGCCGCGCATAACTCCGTATCTAGGTCGGATTTCATCTCTGTATTTTGTGTTTATCTGATAGCAGTTTATAGGAAGTTGCTTGTAGCTTGTAAGTCCCTGGCGCATAATTGCCGTGTATGCTTCTTCGGCTGTTGGGCTTACAACCATGTCCTGCTGCTGGCGGTTCTGCGCCTTGAGCATTTGCGGTCCCATTGTTTCCCATCTTCCGCTTTCTTTCCAAATGTCTCCGGGAACAATTACAGTCGGCTTAAATTCCATTGCGCCCGAAGCTTCAATTTCTTCCTTGATGATTTTTTCAAGTTTTCTGTATGCTCTTAAACCGAGCGGCATATATGTGTAAAGTCCGTTTCCGAGTTTTCTGATTAAGTCGGCGCGCATCATAAGCTGATGGCTAGAAATAATTGCTTCTGACGGAGAATCGCGAAGCGTCCTGAATGGAATTTGTGAAGTTTTCATAATCGGATATTTTAGTGAAATTCAAGTCTATGTTCAATATTTTGTCTTCTATAAAATGTGCGCCGTTTTGCTAAAGTCGTTTTCTAAAATTCCGATAATCGAAAGTAGCAGTCTTGTTTTTGCAAAGCAGAAGCAAAGCTATGGGAGGAAAAAATGGCGTATGGAAGCAATCCTTATGGCGGATTCAGCGCTTACCGGGAAATCGGAGTAAAAACTGCCAGCCAAGGAAAACTTGTTGTAATGCTTTATGACGGTGCTGTTTCAAATTTGGAAAAAGCGATTGCCCTGATTTCTGAAGACGGAAAAATTGCTCCAAGCAGCATTGAAAATTTTGGAAATTATCTGCAAAAAGTTATGGACATAATCACAGAACTTGAAGTGAGCCTTAACATGGAGCAGGGCGGCGAAATTGCAAAAAATCTTATGTCGCTTTATGTTTTCTTTAACAAGCAAATTTTGGATTCCACAATAAGCCATGACAAGAAAAAACTTTCGTTTGTGCGTGATATGCTTTCCCAGCTTCAGGATTCTTGGATTTCGGCTTCAAACAGCACTGCAAATGCCCAGACAAAAATTCCGGGAGTTGCGCCGTCGCTGAACATAACAGGATAATTTTAGCTGCAAGTTTGCTTTGAATTTGCTGAATCATTTTTGATGCGGAGAAATTTTATGGAACAAAAAATTAGTAAAGAAGAACTTGACGAGCGTGTTGCGATTCTAAAAAAATTCAGAATGCTTCTTGAGCAGCAGAGAAAAAAGTTTCAGGAATATTTAAAAGTTCTGGAAGCTCAGGAAAATAAAATTACCGAAGAAGATTCTGATTCCTTGATTGCGCACAGTGAACTTGAGGCGCAGATTGTTCAGGGAATCGGCTCGCTGCAAAAAGTGATTGTTCCGATGCAGGAACTTTACAATAAATCTGGAGCGGCTTTTTATAATCCAAAGGAAGCTTTGCCGGTTTCTCAGATTCAAGATGATTTGTCCAAGCTTCAAAGTCAGGTTCTTGCTCAGAATGAAAAAAACCGTTCGCTTTTAAAAGTCAGAATGATTCAGCTCAAAAAGCAAATTTCAGATTTTAGAAATCCGTACCGTTCTTTGAATTCAATCTATGCGCAGAAATCTTCTTCGTCTGGAACAAGAATTCAAGTTGAAGTTTAACTTTTTACAAAAGAGAAAAATTATGTCGGCAACAAAAAAAATTACCAAAAACATGATAGTTGATGCTGCCTTGGAAATTTTCCGGGCGGAAGGATTTGAAGCTGTTACGTCTCGCCGCATTGCGCTTAGGCTTGGATGTTCTACACAGCCGATTTATTTTGAATACAAAAACATGGACGAGCTTAAAGACGACATTATAAAAAAAGTTGTTGAGCAGCTTGATTCGCTTTTTAGTTCTGTAACTGGGGGGGGCGATTCCAATGAATTTGTTTATCGCTCATACGGTCTTGCGTTTTTGAAATTTGTCCAAACTGATCCTTTTGTCTTTAGGCAGATTTATACTGTGGACGGAAAAATTGGAAAGCAAGTTGACGACCTTTGGATGCCGAAAGGTCTTGACATTCTTGAAAATAAATACGGATACAAAAAAGAAACGGCGATTGCAATCAATAATATGGCGTCTTGTTCTTTGATTGGAATGGCAGTTCTTATTAGTTCCGGCTATAAGAAAACTTCAGAAGAGGAAATTCTTAGAAGCCTTGAAATTCTTTTTGCTTCTGTTTGCGCTGTTTATGGTCCGCCTCCAAAACTTATGCAAATTGAAAAATTTAGAGAGCACTTTGAGCAGCTTATGGCAAGCTTTAGAAAATAGAAATCCAGCCGGATTTTTCTTACATTGAAGAATTTTATTTTATACATTAAAATAGAGTGTTATGGGTGGAAAAACTGAAAAAAAAACTTCGGCAGTAAAAAAATCATCTGCAAAAATTTCAAAGGCAACTAAGCCTGAGCCAAAGCAAAAAGTTACAAAGACAGCGGCAAAAACTGAATCAAAGACTGCAAAAAAAACAACAGCAGTAAAAAAATCCGTTGCAAAAGAAAAAGCTCCCGCAAAGAAAATTCCTGCGCTAAAAAAATCAGAAATAAAAAAAGAGACAAATGTTGTTTCAAAAACTTCTGACGTTTCCGTTGTAAAAGCTTCCACAAAGCCAGTTGCTTTAAAAAGCAAAGACTACGGCGATGATAAAATTATTCACCTTGATGCGCTTGAGCATATTCGCTTGCGCTCCGGAATGTACATCGGACGGCTTGGCGACGGTTCAAATCAGAACGACGGAATTTATATTTTGCTGAAGGAAGTTGTTGACAATGCCATTGATGAATTTATCATGGGCTTTGGTAAAAAGATTGAAATCGAAGTAAAAGAAAACCGTGTAAAAGTCCGTGACTATGGACGTGGAATTCCGCTTGGAAAAGTTGTTGAATGCGTTTCAGAAATTAATACCGGCGCAAAATACAATGATGATGTTTTTCAGTTTTCAGTTGGAATGAACGGAGTTGGAACAAAAGCCGTAAATGCTCTTTCTTCTTATTTTCGCGTAGTTTCTGTTCGTGCAGGCCAATGCGCAGAAGCTATTTTTGAGCAAGGAAAACTTGTAAGCCAGCGTTCTGGAAATTTAAAGCAAAAGCAGCCGGACGGAACATATTTTGAATTTGTTCCTGACGAAGCGATTTTTGGAAAATACAATTTCAACATGGAATTTGTTGAAAAACGAATTTGGAATTATGCTTATTTAAATGCAGGACTTACTTTAAAGCTCAATGGTCAGGAATACAAAAGCGATAACGGACTTTTTGATTTGCTTAACAAAGAAATTGAAGGAACTTCGCTTTATGCAATAGGAAGCTATCAGGGAGAGCGGTTGAAGTTTGCTTTTACGCACACAAATAGCTACGGTGAAAATTATTTTTCATTTGTAAACGGCCAGTACACGGCAGACGGTGGAACTCATCTTGCAGCTTTTAAAGAAGGATTTGTAAAAGGAATAAATGATTTTTACGGAACTTCATATAAAAGCGAAGACATCCGCGAAGGAATGGCGGCCGCAGTTCTTGTAAAAGTTAAAGATCCTGTTTTTGAAAGCCAGACAAAAAACAAACTTGGCAATACGGATATTCGACAGTGGATTGTTTCGGAAACACAAAGCGGACTTGATGACTGGCTGCACCACAATCCTGAAGCTGCAAAAAAAATTCAGGAAAAAATTCAGGCAAATGAAAAGCTCCGCACAGAACTTAGCGCGGTAAAAAAAGAAGCCAAAGAAGCCGCAAGAAAAATCAGCATAAGAATTCCAAAATTGAAAGATTGCCGTTTTCACATTCAGGATGGCGCAAAAGGCGAAAACAGCATGATTTTTATAACTGAGGGAGATTCTGCCTCCGGCACGATGACGCATTCACGCAACGCTGATTATCAGGCGATTTTTAGTTTGCGCGGAAAGCCTGAAAATATGTACGGAAAAAAACAAAGTGAAATTTACAAAAACGACGAGCTTTACCAGCTGATGATGGCGCTTGGAATTGAACAGGATGTTGAGAATTTAAAATATTCAAAAATCGTAATTGCAACCGATGCCGATAACGATGGCTTTCATATTAGAAATCTTGTGATGACTTTTTTCCTTGGATATTTTGAGGAGCTTGTAACTTCCGGCAGAATTTTTATTTTGGAAACTCCGCTTTTCCGTGTAAGAAATAAAAAGGAAAATATTTATTGCTACAGCGAAGAGGAGCGCGACAAGGCTCAGAAAAAACTTGGCACTTCTGCGGAAACAACGCGATTCAAAGGACTTGGAGAAATCAGCCCGTCGGAATTTAAAGATTTTATTTCGCCGGAAACAATTCATCTTACGCCTGTTGAAATAAGCCAGCTTAAAATGGTGCCAAAACTTCTTTCATTCTACATGGGAAAAAACACGCCTGAGCGAAGGGTTTTTATTGAAAAACATTTGCTTAGCAATGCTGACATCGATGCATAAGGATTTTTAAATGGCATTTGTAAAAAATTTATTCGACAAGAATTTTATAGAATACGCAAGCTACGTTATCCGCGACCGTGCGATTCCTGATTTGGAAGACGGACTAAAACCTGTTCAGCGCAGAATAATGCACACGCTTTTTAACATTGACGATGGCAGAATGCACAAGGTTGCGAGCGTTGTCGGCGACTGCATGAAATTTCATCCGCACGGAGACGCTTCAATTGGAGCCGCGCTAGTTGTTCTTGCAAACAAAGAAATTTTTATTCAGCGTCAGGGAAACTTCGGAAACCTTTATACTGGCGACACAGCTTCCGCTTCCCGTTACATTGAATGCTGCGTTCATCCTCTGGCGAAAAAATTTTTGTACAATCCGAATATTACAGAATATGTTCCGAGCTACGACGGACGAGGCAAAGAGCCTGTTGCTTTCCGTGCAAAAATTCCAGTTGTTCTTCTTGGCGGCGCGGAAGGAATTGCAGTCGGAATGTCCACAAAAATTCTTCCGTACAATATAAAGGAAGTTCTTGATGCGGAAATAAAAGCTTTGCGTGGCGAACCGTTTGAAATTTATCCTGATTCTCCGACCGGCGGCTTGATGGATGTAAGCAATTACAATGATGGAAACGGAAAAATAATTACACGCGCAAAATTCGATTTGAGCGACGAAAAGAAGATTGTTA encodes the following:
- a CDS encoding GerMN domain-containing protein, with translation MSEKNAKKKRTGIGLALWLLAALLILIIFLINQDKIASNLKATGFFSKTGLKTPEFVEKAEVKSSSVADKNEVAPIETIEIDLNGVGSHVEEESAQSAVQENIYENIKAQNDIAKKQQEAAVEEKVNSKTEKKDSAQKSEEKETTVRKEVSVKTEPKTSSMKLKLYFMTINSDGSVSRKEITREMKKSDSPLMDAINALIKGPVASEENSGCRSLVSENTRLIGASVKNGTATLNFSGDFEFNQYGIEGLRGQLQQIVFTATAFPTVENVQFLVDGEKKEYLGSEGVWIGTPLNRNSF
- a CDS encoding proline--tRNA ligase; the protein is MKTSQIPFRTLRDSPSEAIISSHQLMMRADLIRKLGNGLYTYMPLGLRAYRKLEKIIKEEIEASGAMEFKPTVIVPGDIWKESGRWETMGPQMLKAQNRQQQDMVVSPTAEEAYTAIMRQGLTSYKQLPINCYQINTKYRDEIRPRYGVMRGREFNMMDGYTLNADDESLDQSYQAYAKAYLRIFKRLGLNVITVKADTGAMGGSGSEEFMVESEIGDDTLILCKCGYAANIEKASCAKDVPVDIDGNPVKATEKSYEPISTPNVGTIDDLEKYLKCSKHQLLKTLIYKATNVCLDLSELDCCKNLKTITEGNIKFYPEVFVAVCIRGDLDINEAKLAGFLKASEVELATAEEDTKITGAPVGFAGPINLSNVPVIADNSVLDMHDFLVGANKADTHFVHVEYGRDFSAWKTADLRTAKAGDICPVCGKPFYTTKGNELGHIFKLGKKYTESMNVTYLDKNGKSAIPTMGCYGIGVDRVLASIIEAFHDDRGIIWPMSTAPYQVAIVPIKYSGAMKEAADKIYDELLKAGVEVLLDDRDERPGVKFNDMDLIGFPVRITVGDKNLPNVEIKMRSSEQAELVPLENAAAKASEIVKAEFEKLNS
- the fliS gene encoding flagellar export chaperone FliS, coding for MAYGSNPYGGFSAYREIGVKTASQGKLVVMLYDGAVSNLEKAIALISEDGKIAPSSIENFGNYLQKVMDIITELEVSLNMEQGGEIAKNLMSLYVFFNKQILDSTISHDKKKLSFVRDMLSQLQDSWISASNSTANAQTKIPGVAPSLNITG
- a CDS encoding flagellar biosynthesis protein FlgN; the encoded protein is MEQKISKEELDERVAILKKFRMLLEQQRKKFQEYLKVLEAQENKITEEDSDSLIAHSELEAQIVQGIGSLQKVIVPMQELYNKSGAAFYNPKEALPVSQIQDDLSKLQSQVLAQNEKNRSLLKVRMIQLKKQISDFRNPYRSLNSIYAQKSSSSGTRIQVEV
- a CDS encoding TetR/AcrR family transcriptional regulator, giving the protein MSATKKITKNMIVDAALEIFRAEGFEAVTSRRIALRLGCSTQPIYFEYKNMDELKDDIIKKVVEQLDSLFSSVTGGGDSNEFVYRSYGLAFLKFVQTDPFVFRQIYTVDGKIGKQVDDLWMPKGLDILENKYGYKKETAIAINNMASCSLIGMAVLISSGYKKTSEEEILRSLEILFASVCAVYGPPPKLMQIEKFREHFEQLMASFRK
- a CDS encoding toprim domain-containing protein; this encodes MGGKTEKKTSAVKKSSAKISKATKPEPKQKVTKTAAKTESKTAKKTTAVKKSVAKEKAPAKKIPALKKSEIKKETNVVSKTSDVSVVKASTKPVALKSKDYGDDKIIHLDALEHIRLRSGMYIGRLGDGSNQNDGIYILLKEVVDNAIDEFIMGFGKKIEIEVKENRVKVRDYGRGIPLGKVVECVSEINTGAKYNDDVFQFSVGMNGVGTKAVNALSSYFRVVSVRAGQCAEAIFEQGKLVSQRSGNLKQKQPDGTYFEFVPDEAIFGKYNFNMEFVEKRIWNYAYLNAGLTLKLNGQEYKSDNGLFDLLNKEIEGTSLYAIGSYQGERLKFAFTHTNSYGENYFSFVNGQYTADGGTHLAAFKEGFVKGINDFYGTSYKSEDIREGMAAAVLVKVKDPVFESQTKNKLGNTDIRQWIVSETQSGLDDWLHHNPEAAKKIQEKIQANEKLRTELSAVKKEAKEAARKISIRIPKLKDCRFHIQDGAKGENSMIFITEGDSASGTMTHSRNADYQAIFSLRGKPENMYGKKQSEIYKNDELYQLMMALGIEQDVENLKYSKIVIATDADNDGFHIRNLVMTFFLGYFEELVTSGRIFILETPLFRVRNKKENIYCYSEEERDKAQKKLGTSAETTRFKGLGEISPSEFKDFISPETIHLTPVEISQLKMVPKLLSFYMGKNTPERRVFIEKHLLSNADIDA